A part of Streptococcus porcinus genomic DNA contains:
- the pfkB gene encoding 1-phosphofructokinase: MIYTVTLNPSIDFIVRIDHLETGSVNRMASDDKFAGGKGINVSRILQRLGIDNIATGFIGGFTGQFIEESLKSEQITTNFISVKEDTRINVKIKSDLETEINGGGPEISDCELLAMKEALSKLSENDTVVFAGSAPANLGNTIYDELIPIVRSAGAQIVCDFEGQTLLDALAYHPLLVKPNNHELEAIFETTLKGLGDVEVYARKLIDRGAQNVIVSMAGDGALLVTQEASYFAKPIKGTVKNSVGAGDSMVAGFTGKFVTTKDPIDALKWGVACGTATAFSDDLATIDFIEETYQKVEVEKR; the protein is encoded by the coding sequence ATGATTTATACAGTAACCCTAAACCCTTCGATTGACTTTATCGTCAGGATTGACCATTTGGAAACAGGTTCAGTCAATCGTATGGCCAGTGACGATAAATTTGCAGGAGGTAAAGGAATAAATGTTAGCCGCATCTTACAAAGACTAGGTATTGATAATATTGCCACTGGTTTTATAGGTGGTTTTACTGGTCAATTTATTGAAGAGAGTTTAAAGTCAGAACAGATTACAACCAACTTTATTTCAGTCAAGGAAGATACACGGATTAATGTCAAAATTAAATCTGACCTTGAGACAGAGATTAATGGAGGTGGTCCTGAAATCAGTGACTGTGAGCTCCTAGCTATGAAAGAGGCTTTGTCCAAACTTTCTGAAAATGATACGGTAGTCTTTGCTGGATCAGCACCTGCTAATCTAGGCAATACTATTTATGACGAGCTTATCCCAATTGTAAGGTCAGCTGGTGCACAGATTGTTTGTGACTTTGAAGGACAGACATTATTAGATGCTCTTGCTTATCATCCTTTACTTGTTAAGCCCAATAATCATGAACTTGAAGCTATTTTTGAGACTACTTTAAAGGGCCTTGGCGACGTTGAAGTTTACGCTCGTAAGCTTATTGATAGAGGTGCTCAAAATGTTATTGTATCAATGGCTGGTGATGGAGCTTTATTGGTAACGCAGGAAGCATCTTATTTTGCCAAACCAATTAAAGGAACCGTTAAGAATTCTGTAGGTGCAGGTGATTCAATGGTAGCTGGATTTACAGGAAAATTTGTAACAACAAAAGATCCGATTGATGCCTTGAAGTGGGGAGTTGCTTGTGGAACAGCTACAGCTTTCTCAGATGATTTAGCAACAATTGATTTTATAGAAGAAACTTATCAAAAAGTTGAGGTAGAAAAAAGATGA
- a CDS encoding DeoR/GlpR family DNA-binding transcription regulator produces the protein MMERILIDSFVALEDLMQELDSSESTVRRDLDELEAEGKLHRVHGGAELFPSLQEELSNLEKSIKNSQNKQKLAKKASEFVLDNDVIFIDAGTTTEFLIPQLCQKNLTVVTNSIHHAAKLVDRNIKTIIIGGFVKQTTDASIGNVALEQIQQMNFDKAFLGMNGLDNFYMTTPDMEEAVIKRTIISNAKMSYVLADSSKIGYVSFVKVAPIEDACLITEVSKSILLAKIKEKTKVIEV, from the coding sequence ATTATGGAACGCATTCTGATAGATAGTTTTGTCGCTTTAGAAGATTTAATGCAAGAATTGGATTCTTCAGAATCAACTGTCAGACGCGATTTAGACGAGCTTGAAGCAGAAGGAAAGCTTCATCGAGTTCACGGAGGTGCTGAATTATTTCCGTCGCTTCAGGAGGAACTATCTAATTTAGAAAAATCTATCAAAAACAGTCAAAATAAACAGAAATTAGCTAAAAAAGCTTCTGAATTTGTCCTTGATAATGATGTCATTTTCATTGATGCAGGTACAACAACAGAGTTTTTGATTCCTCAACTCTGCCAAAAAAATTTGACCGTTGTTACCAATTCAATTCATCACGCTGCTAAGCTAGTGGATAGGAATATTAAAACTATCATTATAGGTGGTTTTGTAAAACAGACAACGGATGCTAGTATTGGAAATGTGGCTCTAGAACAAATACAACAAATGAACTTTGATAAAGCTTTTTTGGGCATGAATGGACTTGATAACTTTTATATGACCACTCCTGATATGGAAGAAGCGGTAATTAAAAGAACTATCATTTCTAATGCGAAAATGTCTTATGTTCTAGCTGATTCTTCAAAGATAGGATATGTGTCCTTCGTTAAAGTAGCTCCTATTGAAGATGCTTGTTTAATAACTGAAGTATCAAAAAGCATTCTGTTAGCAAAAATAAAAGAAAAAACAAAGGTGATTGAAGTATGA
- a CDS encoding 2-dehydropantoate 2-reductase, which yields MLVYIAGSGAMGCRFGYQISKTKNDVILLDNWEDHINAIKENGLKISGDVEETVKLPIMKPTEATQEADLIILFTKAMQLPQMLQDIKGIIGKETKVLCLLNGLGHEDVIRQYIPVHNILMGVTVWTAGLEGPGHAHLQGVGALNLQSMDPENQEAGRQVADMLTEAKLYATYDENVLPNIWRKACVNGTMNSTCALLDCTIGELFASEDGLKMVHEIIHEFVTVGEAEGVSLNKEEITKYVMDTSVKAAHHYPSMHQDLVQNHRLTEIDFINGAVNTKGEKLGIDTPYCRLITQLVHAKEEILKIK from the coding sequence ATGTTAGTTTATATTGCTGGTTCAGGAGCTATGGGTTGCCGTTTTGGTTACCAAATTTCTAAAACAAAAAATGATGTTATCCTTTTAGACAATTGGGAAGATCATATTAATGCCATTAAAGAAAATGGCTTGAAAATATCAGGTGATGTGGAAGAAACAGTTAAGCTTCCTATTATGAAACCGACCGAGGCAACACAAGAAGCAGACCTTATTATTCTTTTTACTAAGGCGATGCAGTTGCCTCAAATGTTACAAGATATTAAAGGTATTATTGGTAAAGAAACGAAAGTACTTTGCTTATTAAATGGGCTTGGTCATGAAGATGTTATTCGTCAGTATATTCCAGTTCATAACATCTTAATGGGTGTTACTGTATGGACAGCAGGACTTGAAGGTCCAGGACATGCTCATTTACAAGGTGTAGGTGCCTTAAACTTGCAAAGTATGGATCCTGAAAATCAAGAAGCAGGCCGTCAAGTTGCAGATATGTTAACAGAAGCAAAATTATATGCAACCTATGATGAAAATGTTCTTCCAAATATTTGGCGCAAGGCATGTGTCAATGGGACAATGAACTCTACTTGTGCCTTATTAGATTGTACTATTGGTGAATTATTTGCTAGTGAAGATGGTCTAAAAATGGTTCATGAAATTATCCATGAATTTGTGACTGTGGGGGAAGCAGAAGGTGTTAGCCTAAATAAAGAAGAAATTACTAAATATGTCATGGATACTTCTGTGAAGGCTGCGCATCATTACCCATCAATGCATCAAGACTTAGTTCAAAACCATCGTTTAACTGAAATTGATTTTATCAATGGTGCAGTAAATACCAAAGGGGAAAAATTGGGGATTGATACGCCATACTGTCGTTTAATCACACAACTTGTACATGCTAAAGAAGAGATCTTAAAGATTAAATAG
- a CDS encoding PTS transporter subunit IIC, giving the protein MKMTTTKETFSSFMNKVLAGTATAIVVALIPNAILATFLKPLLPNATAAEFLHIVQVFQFFTPIMAGFLIGQQFKFNPMQQLAVGGAAYIGSGAWAYAEVVQKGVAVGSFQLRGIGDLINMMITASLAVLAVKWFGNKFGSLTIILLPITIGTGVGFLGWKLLPYVSYVTTLIGQGINSFTTLQPILMSILIAMAFALLIVSPISTVAIGLAVGLNGMAAGAASMGIAATAAVLVWATLKVNKSGVPIAIALGAMKMMMPNFLKHPIMAIPMVITAAISSLTVPLFNLVGTPASSGFGLVGAVGPIASLAGGSSILIIILAWLIIPFGVAFVAHKICKDILKLYKEDIFVFEG; this is encoded by the coding sequence ATGAAAATGACAACAACTAAAGAAACATTTAGTTCTTTTATGAATAAAGTATTAGCTGGTACTGCCACGGCTATCGTAGTGGCGCTTATTCCGAATGCCATTTTGGCAACATTTTTAAAGCCATTATTGCCTAATGCGACAGCCGCTGAATTTTTGCACATTGTGCAAGTATTCCAATTCTTTACACCAATTATGGCTGGTTTTCTAATTGGTCAACAGTTTAAGTTTAATCCAATGCAACAGTTAGCTGTTGGGGGAGCGGCTTATATTGGTTCAGGTGCTTGGGCATACGCTGAAGTTGTTCAAAAAGGGGTAGCAGTCGGTTCTTTCCAACTTAGAGGTATTGGTGACCTTATTAATATGATGATTACAGCTAGTTTAGCTGTTTTGGCTGTTAAATGGTTTGGTAACAAATTTGGTTCGTTAACAATCATTCTTTTACCAATTACTATTGGAACTGGTGTTGGTTTCCTTGGCTGGAAGTTACTACCTTATGTTTCGTATGTGACAACTTTAATTGGACAGGGTATTAATTCATTTACAACACTGCAACCGATATTGATGTCAATCTTAATTGCAATGGCTTTTGCATTATTGATTGTTAGCCCAATTTCAACAGTTGCGATTGGTTTAGCAGTTGGACTAAATGGTATGGCAGCTGGAGCAGCATCAATGGGAATTGCAGCAACTGCAGCAGTTCTTGTCTGGGCGACGCTTAAAGTTAACAAATCAGGTGTACCAATTGCTATTGCTTTAGGAGCAATGAAAATGATGATGCCTAACTTTTTGAAACATCCGATTATGGCTATTCCAATGGTAATTACAGCAGCGATTTCATCACTAACTGTTCCCTTGTTCAACTTAGTTGGAACCCCTGCATCTTCAGGGTTCGGTCTTGTAGGTGCTGTAGGTCCAATTGCCTCACTGGCTGGCGGAAGTAGCATTCTTATCATTATTTTAGCTTGGCTTATTATTCCATTCGGTGTTGCATTTGTAGCACATAAAATCTGTAAGGACATTCTTAAACTTTACAAAGAAGATATCTTTGTATTTGAAGGATAA
- a CDS encoding NAD(P)/FAD-dependent oxidoreductase yields the protein METQYDITIIGGGPVGLFTAFYAGLRGMKVKIIESLSELGGQPAILYPEKVIYDIPAIPALTGAELTDNLIKQISRFDDRISVCLKEEVQLFTKTEHGFIIKTNKAEHSTKAIIIACGNGAFSPRKLGLDGEEEYADDNIYYNVHKLDQFTGKKIVICGGGDSAVDWALALYGLAKSVTLVHRREAFRAHEHSVELLRASGVKILTPYVPSALLGNNGRANQLVIQKVKDKEQMTLDMDALIVSYGFSTSNKNLKNWDLDVKRTSINVSHLFETSQEGIFAVGDAAQYEGKVDLIATGFGEAPIAVNQAINYIYPDRDNRVVHSTSLIN from the coding sequence ATCGAAACACAATATGATATCACCATTATTGGTGGCGGTCCAGTAGGTTTGTTTACGGCATTTTATGCTGGTTTACGGGGAATGAAAGTTAAAATTATTGAAAGTTTGTCTGAGCTAGGGGGTCAGCCAGCTATTCTCTATCCAGAAAAGGTTATTTATGATATTCCAGCTATTCCAGCATTGACTGGAGCCGAACTTACGGATAATTTAATCAAACAAATTAGTCGATTTGATGATCGCATAAGTGTTTGTTTAAAAGAAGAAGTTCAATTATTTACGAAAACAGAACATGGCTTTATTATCAAAACAAATAAAGCAGAGCATAGTACCAAAGCTATTATTATTGCTTGTGGGAACGGAGCTTTCTCACCAAGAAAACTAGGATTAGATGGTGAGGAAGAATATGCTGATGATAATATTTATTATAATGTCCATAAACTAGATCAGTTTACTGGCAAAAAAATAGTTATTTGTGGCGGTGGTGATTCTGCAGTCGATTGGGCATTAGCTCTTTATGGCTTAGCAAAAAGCGTGACATTAGTTCATCGACGGGAGGCATTTAGAGCACATGAACATAGTGTGGAGCTTTTAAGAGCTTCTGGAGTCAAGATTCTAACTCCTTATGTTCCAAGCGCTCTCTTGGGTAATAATGGGCGAGCTAACCAATTAGTTATCCAGAAGGTTAAGGATAAAGAGCAAATGACACTTGATATGGATGCTCTAATTGTCAGTTATGGTTTTTCAACATCAAATAAGAACCTCAAGAATTGGGACTTAGATGTTAAGAGGACAAGTATTAATGTTTCCCATCTTTTTGAAACGAGTCAAGAAGGTATTTTTGCAGTGGGTGACGCAGCACAGTATGAAGGCAAGGTTGATTTGATAGCTACAGGGTTTGGTGAGGCACCTATTGCAGTTAATCAAGCTATTAATTATATTTACCCAGATAGAGACAATCGAGTAGTTCATTCAACGTCATTAATAAACTAA
- the trmD gene encoding tRNA (guanosine(37)-N1)-methyltransferase TrmD — translation MKIDILTLFPEMFTPLSSSIVGKACEKELVEIHYHNFRENAEKARHVDDEPYGGGQGMLLRAQPIYDAIETIDRKNPRVILLDPAGQPFSQSYAEALSQEEELIFICGHYEGYDERIKALVTDEISLGDFVLTGGELAAMTIIDATVRLIPNVIGKEASHQDDSFSSGLLEYPQYTRPYDFRGMTVPDVLMSGHHEKIRLWRLEESLRKTYLRRPDLLENYEMTEEEAKLLQKVKKDIKEKE, via the coding sequence ATGAAGATTGATATTCTAACCCTTTTTCCAGAAATGTTTACTCCTCTTTCCTCGTCTATTGTCGGAAAAGCATGTGAAAAAGAGTTAGTAGAGATTCACTATCATAATTTCAGGGAAAATGCTGAAAAAGCTAGACATGTTGACGATGAGCCTTATGGCGGTGGACAAGGTATGTTACTACGTGCTCAGCCTATCTATGATGCTATCGAAACGATTGATAGAAAAAATCCTAGAGTTATCCTATTAGACCCCGCAGGTCAACCATTTAGTCAATCCTATGCAGAAGCATTATCCCAAGAAGAGGAATTAATTTTTATCTGTGGTCATTATGAAGGCTATGACGAGCGGATTAAAGCCTTGGTCACAGATGAAATTTCTCTTGGAGATTTTGTCTTGACTGGGGGCGAGCTGGCGGCCATGACTATAATTGATGCAACTGTTCGTTTGATTCCAAATGTTATCGGTAAGGAAGCAAGCCATCAGGATGATTCCTTTTCCTCTGGTCTCTTAGAATACCCACAGTACACAAGGCCTTATGACTTTCGAGGGATGACAGTTCCAGATGTTTTAATGAGTGGCCATCACGAGAAAATTCGACTTTGGCGGCTTGAGGAAAGCTTGCGCAAAACCTATTTAAGACGACCAGACTTGCTTGAAAATTATGAGATGACTGAAGAAGAAGCAAAGCTTTTACAGAAAGTAAAAAAAGATATCAAAGAAAAGGAGTGA
- the rimM gene encoding ribosome maturation factor RimM (Essential for efficient processing of 16S rRNA) encodes MEFFNVGKIVNTQGLQGEMRVLSVSDFADERFQKGSVLALFNDKNQFVADVEISSHRKQKNFDIIKFKDHNHINAIEKYKGFTLKVSENYLSDLADDEFYYHEIIGLDVYEENQLIGQVKEILQPGANDVWVVKRKGKKDLLLPYIPSVILNVDLEHHRVDVVIMEGLDDED; translated from the coding sequence ATGGAATTTTTTAATGTTGGTAAAATTGTGAACACTCAGGGTTTACAAGGAGAGATGCGTGTCTTATCTGTCAGTGATTTTGCTGATGAACGTTTTCAGAAAGGATCAGTACTAGCTCTTTTTAATGATAAGAATCAATTTGTAGCGGATGTTGAAATATCTAGTCACCGCAAGCAGAAGAACTTTGATATTATCAAATTTAAAGATCATAACCACATTAATGCTATTGAAAAATATAAGGGCTTTACCTTAAAAGTGTCTGAAAACTATCTGAGTGATTTAGCTGACGATGAGTTTTACTATCATGAGATTATTGGCTTAGATGTATATGAGGAGAATCAGTTAATTGGGCAAGTAAAAGAAATTTTACAACCTGGTGCTAACGATGTCTGGGTTGTTAAGCGCAAAGGGAAAAAGGACCTTTTATTACCTTATATTCCTTCGGTTATTCTAAATGTGGATTTAGAACACCATCGGGTAGATGTTGTTATTATGGAAGGTCTAGACGATGAAGATTGA
- a CDS encoding MSCRAMM family protein, translating into MKKSQFIHSSILSLVTVATLTLAHPKLISAVQADALNPANINSNQVSGFTFTATVLDTNGKVLAGKKVQLFDITDASSKVLQELLTDNNGQARFTQLPIGRSISVFVDGKAQGYTLRTSESGSNLAASFTADGVGTVTPTYGTTPLDIYVRNQDGLPLVGKGVDLKDKSGNLIESLTSDANGLVHFTQKLMEGTYYSYYLAGTKYGETIPGSSRTIYLDDSKSQNSFTFTATILGQEGKLVSGKTVELYDITDGQAVKVASKVTTKDGQAVFSDLPVSRNYSVYIDGQNQGYTVRTSQAGSGMAAAFYVNAKGDQTPTYTNIPLTLTVRNQEGQGIANQSVALYNKQGQLIANMTSDSEGKVVFTDKLMQGTFYTVRINNFKMGEATPGNNISLYLKKDQIKTSQPKPVSNALTKASSTKLDQQDHVGQSDSTSNLISSKAAFSTKETTISKGNKASTVGAAIKPVNQAKTQLPKTSEVASSIVSLIGFVIAGATAIILLAKRYQKNLK; encoded by the coding sequence ATGAAAAAATCCCAATTTATTCACTCTAGTATTTTGAGTTTAGTTACTGTAGCGACGCTAACTTTAGCTCATCCTAAGCTCATTAGTGCCGTGCAAGCTGATGCTCTAAATCCAGCTAATATAAATAGTAATCAAGTTTCTGGATTTACTTTTACAGCCACAGTCCTAGATACTAATGGTAAGGTTTTAGCTGGAAAGAAAGTTCAATTATTTGATATTACGGATGCTTCTTCAAAGGTCTTGCAAGAACTGCTGACAGATAATAATGGGCAAGCTAGATTTACTCAACTACCAATTGGCAGAAGTATTAGTGTTTTTGTTGATGGCAAAGCACAAGGTTACACTCTTCGTACGAGTGAAAGTGGTTCAAATTTAGCTGCAAGTTTTACTGCTGATGGAGTAGGTACTGTAACTCCTACCTATGGGACAACACCATTAGACATTTATGTTCGTAATCAAGATGGACTGCCATTAGTTGGTAAAGGGGTTGATCTTAAAGACAAAAGTGGTAACCTGATTGAAAGTCTCACAAGTGATGCTAATGGTTTAGTACATTTTACACAGAAACTGATGGAAGGTACCTATTATAGTTATTATTTAGCTGGTACAAAATATGGAGAAACGATACCAGGTAGCTCTAGGACAATCTATTTGGACGATAGTAAGAGTCAAAATAGTTTTACTTTTACTGCAACAATTTTAGGGCAAGAAGGTAAGTTGGTTTCTGGCAAAACTGTTGAGCTTTATGATATTACCGATGGCCAAGCAGTTAAAGTTGCAAGTAAAGTAACTACTAAAGACGGACAAGCTGTTTTTAGTGATTTACCAGTTTCACGTAATTATAGCGTCTATATTGATGGACAAAATCAGGGTTATACTGTCCGTACCAGTCAAGCGGGATCAGGCATGGCTGCCGCTTTTTATGTTAATGCAAAAGGGGACCAAACTCCTACCTACACCAATATACCTTTGACCCTTACCGTTCGTAATCAAGAAGGTCAGGGGATAGCAAACCAATCTGTTGCTTTATATAATAAACAAGGACAACTAATAGCTAATATGACTTCTGACTCAGAAGGAAAAGTTGTTTTTACAGATAAATTGATGCAGGGAACTTTTTACACCGTTCGCATTAATAATTTCAAAATGGGGGAAGCAACACCAGGTAACAACATTAGCCTTTATTTAAAAAAAGACCAAATTAAAACTTCTCAGCCCAAACCAGTATCAAATGCACTTACTAAAGCCAGTTCTACTAAACTAGATCAGCAAGATCATGTTGGTCAGTCAGATAGCACTTCAAATCTCATATCGTCAAAAGCTGCTTTCAGCACAAAGGAAACAACTATCTCCAAAGGAAACAAAGCAAGTACAGTTGGGGCTGCAATTAAACCTGTAAACCAAGCTAAAACGCAGCTTCCTAAAACTTCTGAAGTGGCCTCTTCAATTGTGTCTCTAATTGGATTTGTTATAGCAGGAGCTACCGCAATTATTTTATTAGCCAAACGTTATCAAAAAAACCTAAAATAA
- a CDS encoding KH domain-containing protein — MDTIENLIIAIVKPLISQPDNLTIKIEDTPDFLEYHLDLDAQDIGRVIGKKGRTITAIRSIVYSVPTQGKKVRLVIDEK, encoded by the coding sequence ATGGATACCATTGAAAATCTTATTATCGCCATTGTGAAACCTTTGATTTCACAACCAGACAATCTTACTATTAAAATTGAAGATACTCCAGATTTCCTAGAGTACCATCTTGACTTGGATGCCCAAGATATCGGTCGTGTTATCGGAAAAAAAGGTCGTACCATTACAGCGATAAGATCGATTGTTTATTCGGTTCCAACTCAAGGAAAAAAAGTTAGACTTGTCATTGATGAGAAGTAA
- the rpsP gene encoding 30S ribosomal protein S16, with protein MAVKIRLTRMGSKKKPFYRINIADSRSPRDGRFIETVGTYNPLIAENQVTLKEDRILDWLAKGAQPSDTVRNILSKEGVMAKFHEQKFSK; from the coding sequence ATGGCAGTAAAAATCCGTTTGACTCGTATGGGTTCTAAGAAAAAACCTTTCTACCGTATCAACATTGCAGATTCACGTTCACCTCGTGACGGTCGTTTCATCGAAACAGTTGGAACATACAACCCACTAATTGCTGAAAATCAAGTAACTTTAAAAGAAGATCGTATTCTTGATTGGTTAGCAAAAGGAGCACAACCGTCAGATACAGTTCGTAACATTCTTTCAAAAGAGGGTGTTATGGCTAAATTCCACGAACAAAAATTCTCAAAATAA
- a CDS encoding TVP38/TMEM64 family protein — protein sequence MSRYGQRHDRLKNVFRVIGVLSIILSLFFIFYLVKDLDIFHNPKVLSQMIKAHLFWGSVIFFCLQIFQVIVPIVPGGVTTVVGFLTFGPLLGFFLNVIGIVLGSVFLFLLVRIYGKPFIALFIDDKKIKEYENRLATKTYERLFIMNMASPMAPADIMIMITGLSQISFRRFLMIIIICRPISILIYSYFWIYGGQLLGHLF from the coding sequence ATGAGTAGATATGGACAAAGACATGATAGATTAAAAAATGTGTTTAGAGTAATTGGCGTATTGTCTATTATTTTATCCCTTTTCTTTATTTTTTACCTTGTTAAGGACTTGGATATTTTCCATAATCCTAAAGTATTATCCCAGATGATTAAGGCACATCTCTTCTGGGGCTCAGTCATCTTCTTTTGCCTTCAAATTTTTCAAGTTATTGTTCCCATTGTACCTGGAGGAGTAACAACTGTTGTAGGATTTTTAACTTTTGGACCGTTATTAGGTTTTTTCTTAAATGTTATAGGAATTGTTTTAGGTTCAGTCTTTTTATTCTTACTTGTCAGAATATATGGTAAACCTTTTATTGCTTTATTTATAGATGACAAGAAAATAAAGGAATATGAAAATCGACTAGCTACTAAGACTTATGAACGTTTATTCATCATGAATATGGCTTCACCTATGGCCCCAGCTGATATTATGATTATGATTACAGGACTTAGTCAAATCAGCTTCCGCCGTTTCTTAATGATTATTATCATTTGTCGTCCTATCTCTATATTAATTTATAGTTATTTCTGGATATATGGCGGGCAATTATTAGGTCATTTATTTTGA
- a CDS encoding ABC transporter permease: MENWKFALSSIWGHKMRSLLTMLGIIIGVSAVVIIMGLGDAMKNSVTDSFASNQKEVRLYFKSDDEKNNNPYASLSIQEDTNKVKREWLEQIVKNSDGIDSYYVINNTNATISFGKNKMKDASIIGVSKDYFKIKKYDIVAGRQLTDKDYNNFSRIIVIDTNLSNKLFGLNNYNEALNKVVTVNDKDYLVVGVYKSDIPAISIGGMEIGESVMSNTQVASEFNINEVGQIYVHVTDVKRSTELGKEAAKMLTDLSHVKGGRYTIPDNSALIDNINNQFAIMTTVIGSIAGISLLVGGIGVMNIMLVSVTERTREIGLRKALGATRGKILTQFLIESIVLTILGGMIGLLLALSVVGGLGNLMKLKDATVSINVAIIAILFSATIGIIFGLLPANKASKLDPIEALRYE; the protein is encoded by the coding sequence ATGGAAAATTGGAAATTTGCTCTCAGTTCTATTTGGGGGCATAAAATGAGATCCTTATTAACAATGCTAGGAATTATCATTGGAGTCTCAGCAGTTGTTATTATTATGGGACTAGGCGATGCAATGAAAAATAGTGTCACAGATTCTTTTGCAAGCAATCAAAAAGAAGTTCGTTTGTATTTTAAGTCCGATGATGAAAAAAATAATAATCCCTATGCTAGTTTATCTATTCAAGAAGATACTAATAAGGTCAAGAGAGAATGGCTAGAGCAAATCGTAAAGAATAGTGACGGTATTGATTCTTATTATGTTATAAATAATACAAATGCAACTATTTCATTTGGCAAGAATAAGATGAAAGATGCCAGTATAATAGGAGTAAGCAAAGATTATTTCAAAATTAAAAAATATGATATTGTTGCTGGAAGACAATTAACTGATAAAGACTATAATAATTTTTCAAGAATAATTGTTATTGATACTAACCTATCCAATAAATTATTCGGCTTAAATAATTATAATGAAGCTTTAAATAAAGTCGTCACGGTTAATGACAAAGATTATTTAGTTGTTGGGGTCTATAAATCTGATATACCAGCCATTTCGATAGGTGGTATGGAAATAGGCGAATCAGTGATGTCAAATACTCAAGTTGCCTCTGAATTTAATATTAATGAAGTTGGTCAAATTTATGTCCATGTTACTGATGTCAAAAGAAGTACAGAACTTGGCAAAGAAGCTGCTAAAATGTTAACTGACCTTTCTCATGTTAAAGGAGGAAGGTATACTATCCCTGACAATAGTGCCCTTATTGATAACATCAATAATCAGTTTGCTATTATGACGACAGTTATTGGATCGATTGCTGGTATATCTTTACTGGTAGGTGGTATTGGGGTCATGAATATCATGCTGGTTTCTGTTACAGAGAGGACGCGGGAGATTGGTTTGAGAAAGGCACTTGGTGCGACACGAGGAAAAATTTTAACACAATTTTTGATTGAATCTATAGTGTTAACTATCTTAGGCGGAATGATTGGCTTACTTCTAGCACTAAGTGTTGTAGGCGGCCTAGGCAACTTGATGAAACTAAAAGACGCAACTGTTTCGATTAATGTGGCTATTATTGCGATTTTATTCTCTGCCACAATAGGCATTATTTTTGGCCTTCTACCAGCAAATAAGGCAAGTAAACTTGATCCGATAGAGGCTTTAAGATATGAGTAG
- a CDS encoding ABC transporter ATP-binding protein translates to MVETKNKLIKLTNISKSYQNGYQELQVLKEINLEVQEGEFVAIMGPSGSGKSTLMNIIGLLDRPTKGDYWLNGKEVDRLSDRKLAAVRNKEIGFVFQQFFLLSRLNALQNVELPLIYSGVGVTKRKELARQFLEKVELHTRMKHLPSELSGGQKQRVAIARALVNNPSIILADEPTGALDTKTGQQIMELLTELNREGKTIIMVTHEPDIADFATRKIVIRDGEITADTTDRVRID, encoded by the coding sequence GTGGTAGAAACTAAAAATAAACTGATAAAGTTAACAAATATTTCTAAAAGCTACCAGAATGGTTATCAGGAACTTCAGGTTTTAAAAGAAATTAATTTAGAAGTTCAAGAAGGTGAGTTTGTGGCTATAATGGGTCCATCTGGATCAGGTAAATCTACCTTGATGAATATTATTGGTTTATTAGATAGGCCGACGAAAGGGGATTATTGGTTAAATGGTAAGGAAGTTGACCGGCTTAGTGACCGAAAATTAGCAGCTGTCAGAAATAAAGAAATTGGATTTGTCTTTCAACAATTTTTCCTTCTTTCTAGGTTAAATGCTTTGCAAAATGTTGAGCTACCACTCATTTATTCAGGAGTAGGTGTTACTAAAAGAAAAGAATTGGCACGGCAGTTTTTAGAAAAAGTTGAGCTTCATACAAGAATGAAGCACTTGCCATCAGAGTTGTCAGGAGGGCAAAAACAACGGGTAGCTATTGCGCGTGCCTTGGTTAATAATCCGTCGATTATCCTAGCAGATGAGCCAACAGGAGCTCTAGATACTAAAACTGGTCAACAGATTATGGAGCTTTTGACTGAACTTAATCGTGAAGGAAAAACGATTATTATGGTAACGCATGAACCTGACATAGCAGATTTTGCGACAAGAAAAATTGTTATTCGTGATGGTGAAATTACTGCTGATACTACGGATCGTGTGCGTATAGACTAG